One Gemmatimonadales bacterium genomic window, GTAGACCGTGAGCTCGGGGTCGAGCGCGTCCCGGCTCTGGTCGACGTAGGCGAGCTGGACGGTGGAGCCGACGGTGAGCCGCCCGCCATCGGGCTGCTCCTGGCCGGTGATCATGCGGAAGAGCGTGGTCTTGCCCGCGCCGTTCGGTCCGATGACCCCGACGATGCCGCCCCGGGGCAGCGCGAAGTCGAGCCCGTCGATCAGCAAGCGGTCGCCGAATCCCTTGCTGAGCTGTTCGGCGATCACCACCTCATCGCCCAGCCGGGGCGGCACCGGGATCAGGATCTCGGCGCTGCCCTCCTGCTGGCGCTCGGCTTCGTCGCGCAGCCGCTCGAAGGCGGTGATGCGGGCCTTGTTCTTGGCATGGCGCGCGCGGGGAGACATGCGGATCCACTCCAGCTCGTGCTGCAGGGTCCGCTGGCGCGCGGAGGTCTGCTTCTCCTCTTGGGCCAGGCGTCGCTCCTTCTGCTCCAGCCAGGAGGAGTAGTTGCCTTCCCAGGGAATGCCGGCGCCCTGGTAGAGCTCCAGGATCCACCCCGCGACGTTGTCCAGGAAGTAGCGGTCGTGGGTGACCGCCACCACCGTCCCCTTGAACTCGGCCAGATACCGCTCCAGCCACCAGACGCTTTCGGCGTCCAGGTGATTGGTCGGCTCGTCCAGCAGGAGCATGTCCGGCTGCTCGAGGAGCAGACGGCAGAGCGCGACGCGACGCCGCTCGCCACCCGAGATCCGCCCGACGTCGGCGTCGCCGGGTGGGAGCCGGAGGGCGTCCATGGCCATGTCGACCTTGTGATCCAGCTCCCAGAGGCCGAGGGCGTCGATCCGTTCCTGCAGGTTGCCCTGCTTCTCCAGCAGCCGGCTCATCTGGTCGTCATCCATCGGCTCGGCGAACTTCGCGCTGATCTCGTTGAACTGGTCCAGTAGGGCCTGCTGCTCGCGGACGCCCTCCATCACGTTGCCGCGGACGTCCTTGGACGGGTCGAGCTGGGGCTCCTGCGCCAGATAGCCGATGCGGGTGCCAGGAAGCGGCCGCGCCTCCCCCAGGAAGTCTCGATCGACGCCCGCCATGATCCGGAGCAGTGTGGATTTTCCGGCGCCGTTGGCGCCCAGCACACCGATCTTGGCCCCGGGGAAGAACGAGAGGTAGATCCCCTTGAGGATCTCCCGGGAAGGGGGCGCGACCTTGCTGAGGTCGCGCATGGTGAAGATGTATTCGCCGGCCATGGGCAAGAAGATAAGCGAGGAGGCCGCAGAGCCAACCGAGGCATGAAAAAAGGGCGCCTCAGCGGAGGCGCCCTTACTGCGTGCGGGGTACGGTTAGCTGAGGTGCTTGTTGACCATCTTGGTCATGTCGAACATCGAGACCTGGCTCTTGCCGCCGAAGACCGGACGGAGCTTGTCATCGGCATTGATGGCGCGGCGGTTCTTGGAGTCCTGCAACCCGTTCCGCTTGATGTACGCCCAGAGCTTCTTGGTGACTTCGGTGCGCGGGATGGGGGAGGAGCCCACGACGGCGGAGAGCTGCGCGCTCGGCTGCATCGGCTTCATGAACGCGGCGCTCGGGACCCGCTTCTTGCCGCTCGACTTCTTGGCGGCCTTCTTGGTGGTGCGCCTGGTAGCCTTCTTGGCGGTGGACCTTCTGGCGGCTTTCTTCGCTGGTCTACGTGCGGCAGTCTTCTTCTTGGTGGCCATCGCGTGTCTCCCAGTGATTGTGAGAACCCTGCGTGCCTCGACACCAGCAGAACTACCGTGTCAAACAGTACACCTCCGCGGCGGATTTACAATAGGGAAATGGTGATTTTCCCTCGGAGAACCCCGATTTCCGTTCGAAACTCCCCCGGAACGCCGGACCCGAGCCCCGCGACACCGCGCCGGAATATCTTCCCTGGTGGTCCGGTGGAGCGGACGACTCCGCCGGGAATTCCCCTGAAATGGTGGTGCCCATGTCTGTCTCGTCGATGGTCCGCCTGGTGGCGCTCGCCGCCCTCCCCGCAACTGCCGTTCTCGCTATCGCGTCCCGGCGGCCTGCCTCCCCCTGTTCCCCGGGCGAGAGCGGGCTGATCGTGCCGGATGGGTTCTGCGCCACGGTGGTGGCCAGCGACCTTGGCCCGGTCCGTCAGCTCGCCGTCTCCCCCAGTGGTGACCTCTACGCGGCGATCTCCGGGCGCAGCAGGCTGTTCGGCGGGGGTGGCGTGACCGCCTTGCGTGATCGTGACGGGGATGGCAAGCCGGAGGAGCACGCCAGCTTCGGTCCGCGGGGCGGAAACGATGTCAAGCTCCACGACGGATATGTCTATCTGGCCCTCGACGACCGCGTTCTTCGCTGGCGCTTGCCCAACGGGGCGCTGGCTCCCGCGAGCGATCCCGAGATGATCGTGGCCCGACTACCCGATGAAGGAGATCATACGGCGAAGAGCCTCGCGTTCCCTGGCGGGAACGTGATGCTGGTGAACATCGGGTCGGCCACCAATAGCTGCCAGGAACGAAATCGCGCCCGGCGGTCCAAGGGACAAGAGCCCTGCCGGGAGCTGGAGCGCCGCGCCGGGATCTGGCAGTTCGTCGCCGATCGCGCCGGACAGACCTTCGCCGATGGCAAGCGCTTCGCCACCGGCCTCAGGAATACCGAGGCACTCGCGGTACAGCCCGGGACCGGCGCCGTGTACGGCGGTGTGATGGGCCGGGACCAGCTGGCCGACAACTGGGGCTTCAGCGCCGAGGTGAGCGCCAACGATCCGGCGGAGGAGCTGGTGCGAATGGAGGCGGGGGACGATTTCGGCTGGCCCTACTGCTACTACAGCAACGAAGTGCACAAGAAGGTGCTGGCGCCGGAGTACGGAGGAGACGGCCGGACCGTGGGCCGGTGCGCCAAGGCCAAGGACCCGGCCATCGCCTTCCCCGGCCACTGGGCACCGCTCGCCCTCGCCTTCGTCACCGGCAACGCGCTCGGCGCGAAGTACGACGGCGGGCTGTTCATCGCCTTCCACGGCTCGTGGAACCGGGCCCCGCTGCCCCAGACCGGGTACCGGATAGTGTTCGCGCCCTTCGCCGACGGCCGGCCCAGCGGTGCGTACGAGACCTTCGCGACCGGCGCGGGGGGACCGACCTCGCTCAGGGCCAGCGGGGTGGCCATGGGGAAGGACGGTGCCCTCTACATCAGCGCCGACAACGAGGAGAAGATCTGGCGGGTGGCCAGACGCTGAGCGGGGCTAACGTGACACTGACCGCAGCACCCGCTCGACGGCGGAGAGGGTGGGCTCGATCTCGATGGGAGCATTCGCCCCGGGCGGCGGCGGCTCGGTCTCCCGGTGGTAGGTGAGGAGCACGCCGGGATCCTTCAGGATGTGCCCGGTGAGCACCGCGACGGC contains:
- a CDS encoding SWIB/MDM2 domain-containing protein, whose product is MATKKKTAARRPAKKAARRSTAKKATRRTTKKAAKKSSGKKRVPSAAFMKPMQPSAQLSAVVGSSPIPRTEVTKKLWAYIKRNGLQDSKNRRAINADDKLRPVFGGKSQVSMFDMTKMVNKHLS
- the ettA gene encoding energy-dependent translational throttle protein EttA, whose amino-acid sequence is MAGEYIFTMRDLSKVAPPSREILKGIYLSFFPGAKIGVLGANGAGKSTLLRIMAGVDRDFLGEARPLPGTRIGYLAQEPQLDPSKDVRGNVMEGVREQQALLDQFNEISAKFAEPMDDDQMSRLLEKQGNLQERIDALGLWELDHKVDMAMDALRLPPGDADVGRISGGERRRVALCRLLLEQPDMLLLDEPTNHLDAESVWWLERYLAEFKGTVVAVTHDRYFLDNVAGWILELYQGAGIPWEGNYSSWLEQKERRLAQEEKQTSARQRTLQHELEWIRMSPRARHAKNKARITAFERLRDEAERQQEGSAEILIPVPPRLGDEVVIAEQLSKGFGDRLLIDGLDFALPRGGIVGVIGPNGAGKTTLFRMITGQEQPDGGRLTVGSTVQLAYVDQSRDALDPELTVYQEISGGMDQLQFGRRTVNARAYCAGFNFRGADQQKKVGLLSGGERNRVHLAKVLKSGGNLLLLDEPSNDLDVDTLRALEEALLEFAGCAVVISHDRWFLDRIATHILAFEGNSEVVWYEGNYQEYAADFKRRKGVAADQPHRIRYKKLVH
- a CDS encoding PQQ-dependent sugar dehydrogenase, which translates into the protein MSVSSMVRLVALAALPATAVLAIASRRPASPCSPGESGLIVPDGFCATVVASDLGPVRQLAVSPSGDLYAAISGRSRLFGGGGVTALRDRDGDGKPEEHASFGPRGGNDVKLHDGYVYLALDDRVLRWRLPNGALAPASDPEMIVARLPDEGDHTAKSLAFPGGNVMLVNIGSATNSCQERNRARRSKGQEPCRELERRAGIWQFVADRAGQTFADGKRFATGLRNTEALAVQPGTGAVYGGVMGRDQLADNWGFSAEVSANDPAEELVRMEAGDDFGWPYCYYSNEVHKKVLAPEYGGDGRTVGRCAKAKDPAIAFPGHWAPLALAFVTGNALGAKYDGGLFIAFHGSWNRAPLPQTGYRIVFAPFADGRPSGAYETFATGAGGPTSLRASGVAMGKDGALYISADNEEKIWRVARR